The following coding sequences are from one Anguilla rostrata isolate EN2019 chromosome 16, ASM1855537v3, whole genome shotgun sequence window:
- the tk2 gene encoding thymidine kinase 2, mitochondrial isoform X2 produces the protein MLCSSQGKLVSNREEEKLVICIEGNIASGKTTCLEHFSKTSDIEVLTEPVSKWRNVQGHNPLALMYQDPFRWGLTLQTYVQLTMLDRHLSTVSAPVRMMERSIYSAKYIFAENLYRSGKMPDVDFTVLSEWFNWITQNIYLPVDLIVYLQTTPQICYERLKERCREEEKMIPMEYLEAIHQLHEDWLINKTLFEVPAPVLVIPADHDLPKMLHQYEANREKILLAKNA, from the exons ATGTTGTGTTCTTCTCAAGGGAAATTGGTGAGcaacagagaggaggaaaaattAGTG atatgCATTGAAGGCAACATCGCTAGTGGGAAGACAACATGTTTGGAGCATTTCAGCAAAACGAGTGATATAGAG GTACTGACAGAACCAGTATCTAAATGGAGGAATGTTCAAGGGCACAACCCTCTG GCTTTGATGTACCAGGACCCATTTCGATGGGGGCTGACCCTGCAGACCTATGTACAGCTGACAATGTTGGACCGACACCTCTCCACAGTA TCGGCTCCTGTACGAATGATGGAAAGATCCATCTACAGTGCCAAGTACATCTTTGCGGAAAATCTTTACCGAAG tgggaAGATGCCAGATGTGGACTTTACTGTTCTGAGCGAATGGTTTAATTGGATCACTCAGAATATTTACCTTCCTGTGGATCTAATTG TTTACCTGCAGACAACACCACAGATCTGCTATGAGAGGCTGAAGGAAAggtgcagggaggaggagaaaatgaTTCCCATG GAGTATTTGGAAGCAATCCATCAGCTGCACGAAGACTGGCTGATTAACAAGACATTGTTTGAAGTCCCTGCTCCTGTTCTC GTGATACCTGCAGATCATGACCTTCCAAAGATGCTTCATCAATATGAGGCGAACAGAGAAAAAATTTTATTGGCCAAGAATGCATAA
- the tk2 gene encoding thymidine kinase 2, mitochondrial isoform X1 has product MSFSSCYIGRFRRTLAQIHSTTTGCLNHQISYYQKPVHRTCTWMNTQTRLRSCRTQHNSTRKLVSNREEEKLVICIEGNIASGKTTCLEHFSKTSDIEVLTEPVSKWRNVQGHNPLALMYQDPFRWGLTLQTYVQLTMLDRHLSTVSAPVRMMERSIYSAKYIFAENLYRSGKMPDVDFTVLSEWFNWITQNIYLPVDLIVYLQTTPQICYERLKERCREEEKMIPMEYLEAIHQLHEDWLINKTLFEVPAPVLVIPADHDLPKMLHQYEANREKILLAKNA; this is encoded by the exons ATgtcattttcttcttgttaCATCGGCCGGTTTAGGAGGACTCTCGCACAAATACATTCCACAACCACTGGTTGTTTAAATCACCAAATAAGCTATTATCAGAAACCTGTACACCGTACGTGTACATGGATGAACACACAGACGAGACTTCGAAGCTGTAGGACGCAGCACAATAGCACAA GGAAATTGGTGAGcaacagagaggaggaaaaattAGTG atatgCATTGAAGGCAACATCGCTAGTGGGAAGACAACATGTTTGGAGCATTTCAGCAAAACGAGTGATATAGAG GTACTGACAGAACCAGTATCTAAATGGAGGAATGTTCAAGGGCACAACCCTCTG GCTTTGATGTACCAGGACCCATTTCGATGGGGGCTGACCCTGCAGACCTATGTACAGCTGACAATGTTGGACCGACACCTCTCCACAGTA TCGGCTCCTGTACGAATGATGGAAAGATCCATCTACAGTGCCAAGTACATCTTTGCGGAAAATCTTTACCGAAG tgggaAGATGCCAGATGTGGACTTTACTGTTCTGAGCGAATGGTTTAATTGGATCACTCAGAATATTTACCTTCCTGTGGATCTAATTG TTTACCTGCAGACAACACCACAGATCTGCTATGAGAGGCTGAAGGAAAggtgcagggaggaggagaaaatgaTTCCCATG GAGTATTTGGAAGCAATCCATCAGCTGCACGAAGACTGGCTGATTAACAAGACATTGTTTGAAGTCCCTGCTCCTGTTCTC GTGATACCTGCAGATCATGACCTTCCAAAGATGCTTCATCAATATGAGGCGAACAGAGAAAAAATTTTATTGGCCAAGAATGCATAA
- the LOC135241868 gene encoding CKLF-like MARVEL transmembrane domain-containing protein 4 has product MRNAEEADGFDGEASNTSMISGASSPYQPTTEPVHSRNVFGGIRCDTAYLKSNLGILKIIEVVLSLIAFICIETVMVCLPCGGVYFFEFVSCSALLITSILLLIFSLSIHTKVPHINWSLTDLVSTATSSFFFLLASIVLAALNRKSGGEITAVIVGFLVMAVYAFNTYLAVRSWCTRDGSSSTTQSSEYIRARST; this is encoded by the exons ATGAGGAACGCAGAGGAGGCGGATGGATTTGATGGCGAGGCCTCCAACACTTCAATGATATCTGGGGCTAGTAGCCCCTATCAACCGACAACTGAACCAGTTCATTCAAGAAATGTATTCGGGGGAATCCGATGTGACACGGCATATCTGAAATCAAATttaggaattttaaaaattattgaaGTG GTCCTCTCTCTCATTGCCTTCATCTGCATAGAGACCGTTATGGTGTGTTTGCCCTGTGGAGGTGTGTACTTCTTTGAGTTTGTCAGCTGCAGTGCCCTCCTCATCACCAGCATCCTGCTCCTGATCTTCAGCCTCAGCATCCACACCAAAGTGCCCCACATCAACTGGAGTCTCACG GACCTGGTCAGCACCGCCACAAGctccttctttttcctcctTGCCTCCATCGTGCTGGCAGCACTGAACCGCAAGTCTGGAGGAGAAATCACTGCTGTG ATAGTTGGCTTCCTGGTGATGGCTGTCTATGCCTTCAACACGTACCTGGCAGTGAGGAGCTGGTGCACAAGAGATGGAAGCTCCAGCACCACTCAATCCAGCGAGTACATCCGCGCTCGCAGCACGTAA